TTGCTGTAGAAACCCGAGAAGAACGGCACCCCCGAGATCGCGAGCGTGGCGATGAGGAAGGTGACGAAGGTGATCGGCATTTTCTTCCGCAGGCCCCCCATCTCCGTGATCTCCTGGCTGTGGACCGCGTGGATCACCGAGCCGGAGCCCAGGAACAGGCACGCCTTGAAGGCGGCGTGGGTGGTCAGGTGCGCCAGGCCGGCCGTGAACCCGCCCACCCCCAGGCCCAGGATCATGTACCCCAGCTGGGAGCAGGTGGAGTAGGCGAGGACCTTCTTGATGTCGGTGGCCGTGATCGCGATCGTGCCCGTGATGAAGAGGGTGACAAGCCCGACATAGGCGATGAAGAGAAAGGCGTCCGGCGTGAAGATCGGGTAGACGCGCCCGACGAGGTAGACGCCCGCGGCCACCATCGTCGCCGCGTGGATCAGCGCCGAGACCGGCGTGGGGCCTTCCATCGCGTCGGGGAGCCAGACGTGGAGCGGGAACTGCGCCGACTTCCCGATGGCGCCGCAGAAGATCCCGATCCCCGCCAGCGTCAGGAGGGTCCCGCCGATCTTCCCTTCCCCGATCGCCCGGAAGACCTCGTCGTACCCCAGCACCCCGGTCGTGGCGAACAGGAGCAGGAACCCGAGCAGGAAGCCGAAGTCGCCCACCCGGTTCACGATGAACGCCTTCTTGCCGGCGTCGGCGGCCGACTTCTTCTCGAACCAGAACCCGATGAGCGCGTAGGAGGAAAACCCGACCAGCTCCCAGAAGATGTAGATGAAGAAAAAGCTCTCGGCCAGGACGAGCCCCAGCATGGAGAACGAGAAGATCGAGAGGTAGGCGAAGAACCGGCTGTACTTCGGGTCGCCGTGCATGTAGCCCACCGAGAACAGGTGAACGAGGAACGAGACGAGGGTCACGACGACGAGCATCACGGCCGTCAGGTTGTCGACGAGGATCCCCGCGTTGATGACAAACCGGCCTCCCAGGGACAGCCACGGGACCACGACGTGATACCGGAAGTTCGGATCGTAGATCCGGAAGACCTCGAAGAAGATCACGATCGACATCACGAGGCCCGCGCCGATCGTGCCGAGGGAGAGCCAGTCCCCCTTCCGCGGCAGCCGCTTCCCGA
This Candidatus Deferrimicrobiaceae bacterium DNA region includes the following protein-coding sequences:
- the nuoL gene encoding NADH-quinone oxidoreductase subunit L is translated as MIRYAYIIPFLPLLSFFVNIAVGKRLPRKGDWLSLGTIGAGLVMSIVIFFEVFRIYDPNFRYHVVVPWLSLGGRFVINAGILVDNLTAVMLVVVTLVSFLVHLFSVGYMHGDPKYSRFFAYLSIFSFSMLGLVLAESFFFIYIFWELVGFSSYALIGFWFEKKSAADAGKKAFIVNRVGDFGFLLGFLLLFATTGVLGYDEVFRAIGEGKIGGTLLTLAGIGIFCGAIGKSAQFPLHVWLPDAMEGPTPVSALIHAATMVAAGVYLVGRVYPIFTPDAFLFIAYVGLVTLFITGTIAITATDIKKVLAYSTCSQLGYMILGLGVGGFTAGLAHLTTHAAFKACLFLGSGSVIHAVHSQEITEMGGLRKKMPITFVTFLIATLAISGVPFFSGFYSKDMILGAALEFGLKNPHHMILFAGALLTAGMTAFYMFR